A stretch of Acipenser ruthenus chromosome 1, fAciRut3.2 maternal haplotype, whole genome shotgun sequence DNA encodes these proteins:
- the LOC117421477 gene encoding sodium-dependent phosphate transport protein 2B-like, producing the protein MAPRPELGGTSSELGRDSNDPPFTPDVVGVPPKEPVILPAYSTIALVDEEPILDPWALPELQNTGIKWSELDTKGKMLRVMFSFGKFILLLGFLYMFVCSLDVLSSAFQLVGGKAAGDIFKDNAVLSNPVAGLVIGVLVTVLVQSSSTSSSIVVSMVSSGLLGVRSAIPVIMGANIGTSVTNTIVALMQAGERNEFRRAFAGATVHDFFNFLSVLVLLPLEVASGYLYYISQLLVDTFNLKSGENAPDMLKVITDPLTKIIIQLDKSVINGIATGDPAARNKSLIKIWCKTETTVTEKNVTVPGVANCTSAVDCWTDGNLTWTLKNVSETINLDKCDHIFANASLPDLVIGLILLALSLAVLCTCLILIVKLLNTMLKGQVARVIKKILNTDFPFPFSWVTGYIAIVVGAGMTFIVQSSSVFTSAITPLVGIGVISIERAYPLTLGSNIGTTTTAILAAMASPGETLANSLQIAICHFFFNISGILLWYPIPFTRIPIRLAKALGDRTASYRWFAILYLLLCFFILPLTLFGLSVAGWQVLVGVGVPFVVLMLVVIIINIMQSKWPQYLPRVLKNWDFLPLWMHSMKPWDRKVTSVMSFCRVHCCCCNCCRKNTDKVEKKTSVEVYDNLALENEDHDTKKTTHL; encoded by the exons ATGGCTCCTCGACCAGAGCTAGGTGGTACCTCATCAGAACTTGGGAGAGACTCCAACGACCCCCCTTTTACACCTG ATGTTGTTGGAGTACCACCAAAGGAACCCGTAATTCTACCTGCTTATTCCACCATAGCCTTGGTAGATGAAGAACCAATACTGGATCCTTGGGCACTACCTGAACTGCAGAATACTGGAATCAAGTGGTCAG AGCTGGACACTAAGGGGAAGATGCTGCGAGTCATGTTTTCATTTGGAAAGTTCATTTTATTGCTTGGATTCCTCTACATGTTTGTCTGCTCACTGGATGTCCTGAGCTCTGCCTTCCAACTTGTAGGAG GTAAAGCAGCTGGTGATATTTTCAAGGACAATGCCGTCTTGTCTAATCCTGTCGCTGGACTGGTGATTGGAGTCCTGGTGACAGTTCTGGTTCAGAGTTCTAGCACATCTTCCTCCATCGTGGTCAGCATGGTCTCTTCTGGAT TGTTAGGGGTCCGGTCTGCCATACCTGTTATAATGGGTGCTAATATTGGAACCTCTGTCACCAACACAATAGTGGCATTAATGCAAGCTGGAGAAAGAAATGAATTCCGGAG GGCATTTGCTGGAGCCACAGTACATGATTTCTTTAACTTTCTCTCTGTGCTTGTGCTGTTGCCCCTTGAGGTAGCATCTGGGTACCTATACTATATCTCACAATTGTTAGTGGATACTTTTAATCTCAAGAGTGGGGAAAATGCTCCAGATATGCTGAAAGTCATCACAGATCCCCTCACAAAGATCATTATCCAG CTTGATAAATCTGTTATCAATGGAATTGCCACTGGTGATCCAGCAGCAAGGAACAAAAGTCTAATTAAGATCTGGTGTAAAACTGAAACTACTGTG ACTGAAAAGAATGTAACAGTGCCTGGTGTAGCCAACTGTACTTCTGCTGTCGACTGCTGGACAGATGGAAATTTGACATGgactttaaaaaatgtgtctgAAACAATTAATCTAGACAAAT GTGATCACATATTTGCAAATGCGTCTTTGCCTGATCTAGTCATTGGACTTATCCTCCTTGCATTGTCCTTAGCGGTGCTCTGCACCTGCTTGATTCTTATTGTCAAGCTTCTTAATACCATGCTAAAGGGACAAGTGGCTagagttattaaaaaaatacttaacacag ATTTCCCATTCCCCTTTTCATGGGTGACTGGATACATTGCCATTGTGGTTGGGGCAGGAATGACATTTATCGTTCAGAGCAGTTCTGTGTTCACCTCTGCCATAACCCCTCTTGTTG GTATTGGTGTTATAAGCATTGAAAGAGCTTACCCTCTTACCTTGGGTTCAAATATCGGCACAACAACAACAGCTATATTGGCTGCAATGGCAAGCCCAGGGGAAACACTTGCCAATTCACTGCAG ATCGCCATTTGCCACTTCTTTTTCAACATCTCAGGGATTCTCCTGTGGTACCCAATCCCCTTCACACGTATACCTATACGTCTTGCCAAGGCGCTCGGAGATCGGACTGCCAGTTATAGATGGTTTGCTATCCTGTACCTATTGCTGTGTTTCTTCATCTTGCCTCTAACTTTATTTGGACTCTCAGTCGCAGGCTGGCAGGTTCTGGTTGGAGTTGGAGTCCCATTTGTGGTGCTCATGCTGGTTGTCATTATCATTAACATTATGCAGTCCAAATGGCCACAATACCTGCCTAGGGTTCTGAAAAACTGGGACTTTCTTCCGTTGTGGATGCATTCTATGAAACCGTGGGACAGGAAGGTGACTTCAGTAATGTCTTTCTGTAGAGTCCACTGCTGTTGTTGCAACTGTTGCAGAAAGAATACTGATAAAGTTGAAAAAAAGACTTCGGTAGAGGTATATGATAATCTGGCACTTGAAAATGAAGACCATgacacaaagaaaacaacacatttgTAA